A single window of Salvia splendens isolate huo1 chromosome 6, SspV2, whole genome shotgun sequence DNA harbors:
- the LOC121807086 gene encoding sufE-like protein 1, chloroplastic/mitochondrial translates to MASRVVISRASRIKTKLETALQAAVLEVEDVSHQHAGHAAVRHMEGGAQETHFNVRIVSAKFQDQNLVKRHRMVYDLLSDELQSGLHALSITAKTPKEAGLDS, encoded by the coding sequence ATGGCGTCGCGAGTGGTGATTTCAAGGGCGAGTCGGATTAAGACGAAGCTCGAAACGGCGCTGCAAGCCGCCGTTCTGGAGGTGGAGGACGTCTCGCACCAGCACGCCGGCCACGCCGCCGTCAGACATATGGAAGGCGGCGCGCAAGAGACGCATTTTAATGTGCGAATCGTCTCCGCCAAATTCCAGGACCAAAACCTAGTCAAACGACACCGTATGGTCTACGACCTCCTCTCCGACGAGCTCCAATCTGGTTTGCACGCGCTTTCCATCACCGCCAAAACCCCTAAAGAAGCTGGCTTAGATTCATAA
- the LOC121808788 gene encoding uncharacterized protein LOC121808788: protein MVKEALVPFLYEIFLPNLVTFWNSFRSFLSSPLYICIIINSVVLLIAATSTTSHNNDHGHDPPPHWVEVPPSEVEEEAEAEAEETTLTSFSTRISDSTSSDVDDCSGTAKGSSDIRDEMKSGVEEGESECTMESTWKTIVEGQSKKLSKSESVPPIRNRKVEEQKVMRKLETFNDRASIRRLGGLRRDPSVDVEAFNKQVEAFINKFNQDMRLQRQESDQRFLDMIKRGL from the coding sequence ATGGTGAAAGAGGCATTAGTCCCCTTTTTGTATGAGATTTTTTTACCCAATCTCGTCACGTTTTGGAATTCATTTAGGTCTTTCTTGTCTTCTCCTCTATATATTTGTATCATCATCAACTCCGTGGTCCTGCTCATAGCAGCCACCTCCACTACTTCCCACAACAACGACCACGGCCATGACCCTCCACCGCACTGGGTGGAGGTGCCACCATCAGAAgtcgaagaagaagcagaagcaGAAGCAGAAGAAACAACGTTAACATCATTTTCAACTAGGATTAGTGACTCAACCTCtagtgatgttgatgattgcagtGGCACAGCAAAAGGTAGTAGTGATATTAGGGATGAGATGAAGAGTGGGGTGGAGGAGGGAGAAAGCGAGTGCACGATGGAGTCGACGTGGAAGACGATAGTCGAGGGTCAGTCGAAGAAGCTGAGCAAGAGTGAGTCTGTGCCACCGATCCGGAACAGAAAGGTGGAGGAACAGAAGGTGATGAGGAAACTGGAGACGTTCAACGATAGGGCGTCGATAAGGCGACTAGGCGGGCTAAGGAGAGATCCGTCGGTGGATGTCGAGGCTTTCAACAAACAAGTGGAAGCGTTTATCAACAAGTTCAACCAGGATATGAGATTGCAGAGGCAAGAGTCTGATCAGAGGTTTTTAGATATGATCAAACGAGGACTCTAA